In the genome of Bacteroidales bacterium, the window GCTTCTGTACAGTAAACTGGGCGACATTGCCTGATCCTGAAACAGCAGCAATCTTGCCCTCCAGCGAATCTCCCTTGGCCCCCAGCATTTCCTGGGCAAAGTAGACAGCTCCGTAGCCCGTGGCCTCCGGCCTGATCAGGCTGCCTCCCCATTGCAGACCTTTACCGGTCAGTACACCGGTAAATTCATTTTTGATACGCTTGTACTGTCCGAACAGGAACCCAATTTCACGGCCCCCCACTCCGATGTCGCCTGCCGGCACATCTGTATCGGGTCCGATATGCCTGTTAAGCTCAGTCATAAAACTCTGGCAGAAACGCATGACTTCGTTATCAGATTTTCCTTTGGGATCAAAATCAGAACCGCCTTTCCCACCTCCCATGGGCAGGGTCGTCAGGCTGTTTTTTAATACCTGTTCGAAGGCAAGGAATTTCAGGATGCCCAGGTTCACGGTGGGGTGAAAGCGGAGCCCGCCTTTGTAGGGTCCGATAGCTGAGTTCATCTCTACCCGAAAGCCTTTATTGATCTCTACGTCTCCTTTGTCATTGATCCAGGGAACCCGGAACAAGATCACTCGCTCGGGCTCAGCCATTCTTTCGAGAATCTTTGCATGCTTGTATCTGGGATTCTCTTCAATGTAGGGAATCAGCGATTCAGCCACTTCCTGGACTGCCTGATGAAATTCTGGTTCTGCAGGGTTTTTGGCCTTGATTTTGGCCATGAATTGTTCAACTTTTGGATCCATATCTGTTTTTTAAAAGGTTCAGGTGCAGTAAATCTAGCCTGAATTATTCATAAATAAAGAGGATTTTGTTACCTGAACTACTGAAAAGTCAGTAAATTCAGGGTGTATAGAACAAAAACCCCCTTTCTACAATGTTAAAGAATAATTCTGAGATCAGCCCCTTAAATCTCGATCTTTTTCCAGCATCTGGCAAACCAGTTGAGCTTTCCTTTACCGGCGACCAGATCAGCAGCGATGGCGGC includes:
- the gdhA gene encoding NADP-specific glutamate dehydrogenase; amino-acid sequence: MDPKVEQFMAKIKAKNPAEPEFHQAVQEVAESLIPYIEENPRYKHAKILERMAEPERVILFRVPWINDKGDVEINKGFRVEMNSAIGPYKGGLRFHPTVNLGILKFLAFEQVLKNSLTTLPMGGGKGGSDFDPKGKSDNEVMRFCQSFMTELNRHIGPDTDVPAGDIGVGGREIGFLFGQYKRIKNEFTGVLTGKGLQWGGSLIRPEATGYGAVYFAQEMLGAKGDSLEGKIAAVSGSGNVAQFTVQKLTQLGGKAVTLSDSSGTIYDPDGIDAEKLAWVMDLKNIRRGRIKEYADHFGCEYFEGKRPWHVKCDVAFPSATENEINKNDAETLVKNGCRVVSEGANMPSTPDAIEIYLEKKILYGPGKAANAGGVAVSGLEMTQNSMRLPWSREEVDSRLQSIMKNIHQTCVDFGTESDGYINYVNGANIGGFVKVADAMLAQGVV